Within the Candidatus Ruthia endofausta genome, the region TATCAGTTCGCGCCTTGATTGATTCTAAACGAGAATATAGCGCTTGTATGAGCCTTCGCCAACGACGCTTATTTTTAATTAAATCTTCCTGTAAATAAGGATTCCGATTAACCATCCACATATCACCAAGCACCTCAAATAGCATTCTAGCATTTCGACCTGTATTACGATTTTGACACAGTTGGTTTAGCAAATCCCAAGCATCAACGCTTAAAAAACGACACACAATCTCTTTGTCAGAAAAAGAGGTATAGTTGTAAGGAATTTCGTGATATTGTTTCAATTGAAAATTGAAAGTTAATTAAAGTGGATTTATTTTACTATAATGGGTGCTTTGAATGCTGTATGTTTACCCTGAAGGGGCTTTAAAAAAGTGGAGATTATATGTTGTGGATAAAGGCTTTTCATATTATTAGTGTGATTACTTGGTTTGCAGCTCTGTTTTATTTACCACGCCTTTTTCTTTATCATTCAATGAGCAAAGACAAACCTAGCATTGAGCGTTTTAAAGTGATGGAGCGTAAGCTTTATAAAGGTATTATGATGCCAAGTTTCATCCTAGCTAGTGTATTAGGATTATGGATGACTATTGATGGCTGGGCATATTATTCAACTCAATACTGGCTATACGTTAAGTTACTATTAGTAATATTATTGATTACATATCACTTTTATTGTGGCTATTTAGTGGGCCTTTTTAAGGCTGATAAAAACACTCGCTCTGATGTATTTTATCGTTGGTTTAACGAGTTTCCTGTGCTGATATTAGTAGGAGTTGTTATCCTTGTTGCGGTTAAGCCGTTTTAGTTATTTTTGCGTTACCAATAGGCGCACCACCAAGCATGCCCATAAAAATAAGTACAATTTTTCCAATGTCAACTTTAAATGACAAGAGTTTTTCACGTATAGATTTGTTGCGAGAGTCATTAGCAACAATTAATTGTGGAATGCCACTGCCTTGAACATAATGGCAAAAATACTTAGCAACATAAACAATCAATACAAAAACAACAGGCGTAATGGTAAGACTTAAATAAGGCTTTGAGGCAATCAAATGCTTGAATATGTGTTGAGTATAATCACTAGAAGCAAGAAAAAAATCAATAGCAACCAGAGTAATAATACTGCTCAGTATTAAGGATATATAAGTTTTTAGCCCACTAGGAAGTTGATGTGAAAGATATCTTTTCAACTAAATAATCCAGTTGATAAGTAACGATCTCCTCGGTCACAAGCAATAGTAACAATAATGGCATTATTAACTTGTTTGGACAATTCAATGGCTGCCGATACAGCACCGCCAGAAGATACGCCAGTAAAAATACCTTCTATTGTTGCCAAGTCTCGTGTAGTTTGTTCTGCTGAAGTTTGTGAAATATCCATAACGGTATCCACCTTAGAACGGTCAAATATTTTTGGCAAGTATGCTTTTGGCCAACGGCGAATGCCAGCAATTTGCGCGCCATCTTCGGGTTGTACGCCAATAATTTGAATGGCTGGATCTTTTGCCTTCAAACTACCTGACACGCCCATAATCGTGCCAGTCGTTCCCATGGCAGAGACAAAATGGGTGATTGACCCTTGTGTATCTTGCCAAATTTCTTGTGCAGTTGTATTGATATGAGCATTTGGATTGTCTGGGTTAGAAAATTGGTCAAGCTGTTTACCCTTGCCTTGCTTTTCCATTTTATCAGCCAAATCTCTAGCGCCTTCCATGCCTTCATCTTTGGTTACTAAGATAAGTTGAGCGCCATAAGCACTCATGGCATCACGCCTTTCTTGTGAAAGATGATCAGGCATAATTAAGATTATTTTATAACCCTTGATGGCTGCTACCATAGCGAGCGCAATACCAGTATTGCCGCTAGTGGCTTCAATTAAAGTGTCACCAGGGGATATTTCATCTCGTTTTTCACTATTCAACACCATGTTAAGTGTAGCTCTATCTTTAACCGAGCCCCCAGGGTTATTGCCTTCTAGTTTGAGTAAGATGGTGTTTGATGAATTAGGGTCGAGCCGCTTAAGTTTAACTAAAGGTGTATTGCCAATGGTTTGCTCAATGGTTTTGAATGTCATCACTTTTTAGTTAAAACTACATGTTGTTTAAAATAACGTCTTTAACTTCACTCATTACTGGGTTAATGTTGATCATTTGATTGGTGTATTGTGAAATTGCTGTATCAGGATCTTTTAAGCCATGACCTGTTAAGGTGCAAACAATTTTAGAGCCTTCAAAAATTTTGCCACTCTTAATGTTATGCATTGCACCTGCTAATGAGGTTGCCGATGCAGGCTCACAAAAAATCCCTTCTTTTTCAGTGAGTAATTTTTGTGCACTTAGAATTTCTTTATCGGTTAATGAATCAAACCAGCCACCTGATTCTTTTTCAACTTTGTGTGCCAAGTCCCAACTTTGGGGATGGCCAATACGAATGGCAGTTGCAATGGTTTCGGGGTTGTCTATCATTACGCCTTTAATAAAAGGCGCGGAACCTGCTGCTTGATAGCCAACCATTTTAGGTGTATTGTTTACTTTACCTTCTTTGTGATATTCTGTATATCCCATCCAATGGGCTGAAATATTCCCTGCATTGCCCACAGGCAAGCAGTGATAATCTGGTGCGCAGCCAAGCTCTTCTATAATTTCAAAGGCAGCAGTTTTTTGACCTTGTAGGCGAAATGGGTTGATTGAATTAACAATGGATACCGGTGCATATTCAGCC harbors:
- a CDS encoding CopD family protein; this translates as MLWIKAFHIISVITWFAALFYLPRLFLYHSMSKDKPSIERFKVMERKLYKGIMMPSFILASVLGLWMTIDGWAYYSTQYWLYVKLLLVILLITYHFYCGYLVGLFKADKNTRSDVFYRWFNEFPVLILVGVVILVAVKPF
- the cysM gene encoding cysteine synthase CysM gives rise to the protein MTFKTIEQTIGNTPLVKLKRLDPNSSNTILLKLEGNNPGGSVKDRATLNMVLNSEKRDEISPGDTLIEATSGNTGIALAMVAAIKGYKIILIMPDHLSQERRDAMSAYGAQLILVTKDEGMEGARDLADKMEKQGKGKQLDQFSNPDNPNAHINTTAQEIWQDTQGSITHFVSAMGTTGTIMGVSGSLKAKDPAIQIIGVQPEDGAQIAGIRRWPKAYLPKIFDRSKVDTVMDISQTSAEQTTRDLATIEGIFTGVSSGGAVSAAIELSKQVNNAIIVTIACDRGDRYLSTGLFS
- the thrC gene encoding threonine synthase, which produces MRYTGLIERYKDRLPVDDSTRLISLGEGNTPLIRLENIPKELGKDVDIYIKYEGLNPTGSFKDRGMTMAVSKAVESGSKAIICASTGNTSASAAAYAARAGIKTFVLVPKGKIALGKLAQAMIHGAVIIQIKGNFDDGMRLVKEVAEYAPVSIVNSINPFRLQGQKTAAFEIIEELGCAPDYHCLPVGNAGNISAHWMGYTEYHKEGKVNNTPKMVGYQAAGSAPFIKGVMIDNPETIATAIRIGHPQSWDLAHKVEKESGGWFDSLTDKEILSAQKLLTEKEGIFCEPASATSLAGAMHNIKSGKIFEGSKIVCTLTGHGLKDPDTAISQYTNQMININPVMSEVKDVILNNM